A single genomic interval of Pseudochaenichthys georgianus chromosome 3, fPseGeo1.2, whole genome shotgun sequence harbors:
- the LOC117465283 gene encoding KH homology domain-containing protein 4-like — MSSGLTGRTPCLTSRWDMTAQPKQRSSENATHSLSLSGVVGTAGSNSSASPSQQAGEKPVPQGGVEMAAAMAAKINAMLMAKGKLLTPPPLLAKTLRNIHVPNTTEEMVVTEVDINDVPINCRELLTKGKTQEEIRQFSGSVVSTKGHYMSDGEKGKAGQRPLYLHVQGKSQDQVNKAVLRIKEIISEDLLRASAASGGHQVPIMPPLTLYPQPPRPVISPSAPRMPNTNSVPGHRPAAPHSGSFVHTKIFVGLDQACPSFNVNEKVEGPGGSYLSHIQAETGARVFLRGKSSGYIEQASKRESFEPLYVYISHPNSSGLESAKKLTESLLETVRQENARMASMYSATSSTQPYAHGFQPNSNYSSQGSWYNYPANGYAGGYSAYSGASGYWSNANGPPSHSNMSTNPPSSQAMVQYPVCPRKPNPYLDQDAGSSETVEPGGSLDNPPNSGSPRRHFQEGAKEEQPSSRSPEGPVNQEAALPAPSVGKEKVVERILMPPPPPLFVAPAPVARKRPRDTEDPVSLPGITASMGVQDEIGKKTKVDDDTSGLVPYGGDSSDEEEERTRSSKPDHS; from the exons ATGTCTTCGGGGCTGACGGGACGCACACC GTGCCTAACAAGCCGATGGGATATGACAGCCCAACCTAAACAGAGAAGCAGTGAAAATGCAACCCACTCGCTGTCTTTATCAGGAGTCGTCGGCACTGCTGGTTCAAACAGCTCAGCTTCCCCGTCACAACAAGCGGGAGAGAAGCCGGTGCCTCAGGGAGGAGTTGAGATGGCAGCAGCCATGGCTGCTAAAATAAATGCCATGTTGATGGCAAAAGGAAAGCTGTTGACTCCTCCACCATTGCTTGCAAAG ACGCTTCGAAATATCCATGTGCCAAACACTACGGAAGAAATGGTGGTCACAGAGGTCGACATAAACGATGTACCAATAAATTGCAGGGAACTTCTTACTAAAGGCAAAACACAGGAAGAG ATCCGACAGTTCAGTGGATCAGTCGTCTCAACAAAAGGCCATTACATGTCTGACGGGGAAAAGGGAAAAGCAGG ACAAAGGCCTTTGTATTTGCATGTCCAGGGGAAGAGCCAAGATCAAGTCAATA AGGCTGTGCTGAGGATAAAAGAGATCATCTCTGAAGACCTATTGAGGGCCTCGGCGGCATCAGGAGGACATCAGGTTCCTATAATGCCTCCGCTCACACTCTACCCTCAGCCTCCTCGGCCCGTCATTTCCCCATCTGCACCACGGATGCCAAACACCAACTCAGTGCCAGGACATCGGCCTGCAGCTCCTCATTCAGGG AGTTTTGTGCACACAAAGATTTTTGTGGGTCTGGACCAGGCGTGTCCCTCGTTCAACGTGAATGAAAAGGTGGAGGGTCCGGGAGGATCGTACCTGAGTCACATCCAGGCAGAGACGGGGGCTCGGGTCTTTCTCAGGGGGAAAAGTTCTGGCTACATCGAACAAGCATCCAAACGAGAGTCTTTTGAGCCTCTTTATGTCTACATCAG ccaCCCAAATTCATCTGGATTGGAGTCAGCGAAGAAACTTACGGAGAGTCTGCTGGAAACT gtgagACAGGAAAATGCCCGTATGGCGTCGATGTACAGCGCCACCAGTTCAACACAAC CATACGCACATGGATTTCAACCTAATAGCAATTACTCTAGCCAGGGGTCCTGGTATAACTACCCAGCAAATGGGTATGCTGGCGGCTATTCAGCGTACTCAGGAGCCAGTGGTTATTGGAGTAATGCAAATGGTCCCCCAAGTCATTCTAACATGTCGACAAACCCTCCATCTTCTCAGGCAATGGTTCAGTATCCTGTGTGTCCTAGGAAACCAAATCCCTATCTCGACCAG GATGCTGGCAGCAGTGAGACAGTGGAGCCTGGAGGATCTTTAGATAACCCCCCCAACTCCGGAAGTCCCAGACGTCATTTCCAGGAGGGGGCTAAGGAGGAACAG CCTTCCAGCAGATCTCCAGAGGGTCCTGTGAACCAAGAGGCGGCCCTTCCTGCCCCCAGTGTTGGAAAGGAGAAAGTAGTAGAAAG GATTCTGATGCCCCCTCCCCCACCTCTGTTTGTGGCCCCTGCCCCTGTTGCACGCAAAAGGCCGAGAGACACAGAAGACCCAGTCAGTCTGCCTGGCATCACCGCGTCTATGG GTGTTCAAGATGAGATCGGCAAGAAGACGAAAGTGGACGACGATACGTCTGGGCTAGTCCCCTACGGAGGAGACTCCTCcgacgaagaggaggagaggacgcGCAGCAGTAAGCCCGATCACTCATaa
- the LOC117465267 gene encoding fibronectin type III and SPRY domain-containing protein 2 encodes MDLFEIRGGTLDVIAEEAEHQDLSRDSTIMADREARPPRGVSTFQRFSVGTNESLHFEPCEDSLPSPTPPEDELDDDNVFREGETEGEIVTVRNRLQGKVAEMENFAGHLEEIFLTVEENFGRQEQHLEQHYNDVLLTLSQRYDERAAGLEEEKKGKLEALYKQLLACGRAMDASKELIETAQKVYRSQDKRLFLKAVMPTIKRIEDFAKEEVELTLSTSVEFNTPLSDMSDVKTMMDSINVVPAPSAPVINPQMPNSASQTSLRVCWSLFSDDTVEYYELYYRPVLEDTPADSSCAPPVSKVKVKETHCTVADLLPNAQYELWVTATNTTGISPASEKALYMTVPSPPVIKQRECTSCPEAALIRWESGNTNPVDSYTVELSEMGTDGTENAITESIVAMPTCQCVIQLQTGRRYLISVRAVNIGGPSDRSEVITVSTTGTLFYLLEETAHSCLSISEDGFTIFYGDEELPISAMALDDNNTFSRCVAVLGDLIPVRGRHYWEVEVDDGTEFRIGVASEDTERNSYLGANNTSWCMRHILTPSRHKFEFLHGGCSPDLRITVNPVRIGVALDYERGTLSFFNVDLEQHLHTFHCNFPKYVQPCFGLDNPGALTVHNGIEAPEYAFI; translated from the exons ATGGACTTGTTTGAGATCAGAGGAGGCACACTGGATGTGATTGCAGAGGAAGCTGAGCACCAGGATTTGAGCAGAGATTCAACCATCATGGCAGACAGAGAAGCGAGGCCCCCCCGAGGTGTGTCCACCTTCCAGAGGTTTTCTGTAGGCACCAACGAGTCCCTTCACTTTGAGCCCTGTGAGGACAGCCTTCCGTCTCCCACCCCACCAGAAGATGAACTGGATGATGACAATGTGTTCAGAGAGGGAGAAACTGAG GGTGAGATCGTCACAGTCAGGAATCGATTGCAAGGGAAAGTTGCTGAAATGGAAAACTTTGCAGGTCATCTGGAAGAAATCTTTCTCACTGTGGAG GAGAATTTTGGCCGTCAGGAGCAGCACTTGGAGCAGCACTACAACGATGTGCTGCTGACGTTGTCTCAGCGTTACGACGAGAGGGCGGCGGggctggaggaggagaagaagggcAAGCTGGAGGCGCTGTACAAGCAGCTGCTGGCCTGTGGGCGAGCCATGGACGCCTCCAAGGAGCTCATTGAGACGGCCCAGAAGGTGTACCGCAGCCAGGACAAGAGGCTGTTCCTCAAG GCAGTTATGCCCACCATTAAAAG AATTGAGGACTTTGCCAAAGAGGAGGTTGAGCTCACGTTGTCTACAAGTGTGGAGTTTAATACACCACTCTCTGACATGTCGGATGTTAAAACCATGATGGACTCCATCAACGTTGTTCCAG CTCCCTCAGCCCCGGTAATCAACCCACAGATGCCCAACTCGGCCTCCCAGACGTCCCTGCGTGTGTGCTGGAGCCTGTTCTCCGACGACACGGTGGAGTACTATGAGCTCTACTACAGGCCGGTGCTGGAGGACACACCAGCAGACAGCTCCTGTGCACCACCTG TCAGCAAGGTGAAAGTGAAGGAGACCCACTGCACTGTGGCAGATCTGCTGCCAAACGCTCAGTATGAACTCTGGGTGACTGCCACCAACACCACAGGCATCAGCCCAGCGAGCGAGAAGGCCTTATACATGACAG TGCCATCGCCTCCAGTGATAAAGCAGAGGGAGTGTACCAGCTGTCCAGAGGCTGCTCTGATCCGCTGGGAGTCAGGGAACACCAACCCTGTGGACTCCTACACGGTGGAGCTCAGTGAGATGGGCACTGATGGAACAGAGAATGCCATAACTGA GTCTATTGTAGCCATGCCAACCTGTCAGTGTGTGATCCAGCTGCAGACAGGACGCCGTTACCTCATCTCTGTGAGAGCAGTCAACATCGGTGGGCCCAGCGACAGGAGTGAAGTGATCACCGTCTCCACGACAG GTACACTCTTCTACCTCCTGGAGGAAACTGCCCATTCTTGCCTTTCCATCTCTGAGGACGGCTTCACAATTTTCTATGGAGACGAGGAGCTGCCAATCAGCGCTATGGCCTTAGACGATAACAACACCTTTAGCAG ATGTGTTGCTGTCCTGGGGGATCTGATCCCAGTACGAGGCAGGCACTACTGGGAAGTTGAGGTGGATGATGGGACAGAGTTTAGGATCGGAGTTGCATCTGAGGACACAGAGAGGAACTCCTACCTCGGAGCCAACAACACCTCCTGGTGTATGAGACACATTCTCACTCCATCCAG GCATAAATTTGAGTTTCTGCACGGCGGCTGCAGTCCTGACCTGAGGATCACAGTGAACCCAGTGCGGATCGGGGTGGCTCTGGACTACGAGAGGGGGACTCTGTCCTTTTTCAACGTGGATCTGGAACAACACCTACACACTTTCCACTGTAACTTCCCAAAGTATGTGCAGCCCTGCTTTGGCCTGGATAACCCAGGAGCTCTTACTGTGCACAACGGCATCGAGGCTCCCGAGTACGCATTCATCTGA
- the LOC117465299 gene encoding WASP homolog-associated protein with actin, membranes and microtubules, translating into MNNVETERLDSLDGWVAVKSNIFEEQETFKLGFIVQWSVIECKFAVTCHNRTLQRQKRRSEGVFGDPQVSWAGLFSVSDLKHIHLQFTCVADILAHCFPDLSEFEQGNIWDLLFLSRSRSGGPGEDDDKERDTDTPCRKLEKYFSTAIDVCGRKIVLDTLFTQDERDVEEYFENLLEFKRKSMQEEMSRAKGHVRQLLQRHGSVDRMVALLCIYEEEDEAYQDLVTVATTFFQYLLQPFRDMRELACLYKMEILKSLEFEDLGPKRIEALEKEAEEWRTKAEDAVASIQDITVTYFAQTSKALAGMSKQMEGDKARFGAAAWASAAPRLEQLRFLLAKETLQHMRAKEMCLNRKKNGIREMLGSLSGRVQSHRTDPRSEDGQQQDTVDQLEIRFYETQLELYDTKFEILKNEEQLLVAQIETVQRQIKELKDEVVYYDVCEDTEELHSLFHPGVQQKDPPALTQLKQRLQTLETKRGGICSRRAYLRNKKDQCMEAQERKQLPAKQSSLLFNQHHHVHMKREKRKEEDQKRKEWVDEEREKTLSRLRSFRERRHGQYIQKTPQSRMSPTEGPCSSQPLSIISLGPPEGPPPVRPAPRRNKTPKKKQPQDIPVQIFAAPPPAATSPPTAPPPPPPPPPPPPPPLPPAFLPPLVKASPSSEDTPMPLSEKEDHPFQAKITLKQNLGTMDEVLASLQRGQIQLKKVSSPKTASPAGDTRSTLMSFIRLGVTLKKMVPAHGEVPTSEANELERSIKAAMMRMKKVAADSDSDDREDETQSTDWDS; encoded by the exons ATGAATAACGTAGAAACTGAGCGTTTGGACAGTCTGGATGGGTGGGTGGCGGTGAAAAGTAACATATTTGAAGAACAGGAGACGTTTAAGCTGGGATTCATTGTACAATGGAGCGTCATCGAGTGTAAGTTCGCCGTCACCTGCCACAACAGGACGCTACAGCGACAGAAGCGCAGATCTGAGGGGGTCTTCGGGGACCCTCAGGTAAGCTGGGCCGGACTCTTCTCCGTCAGCGACCTCAAACACATCCACCTGCAGTTCACATGTGTGGCGGACATCTTGGCACACTGCTTCCCGGACTTATCAGAGTTTGAGCAAGGCAACATTTGGGACCTGCTCTTCCTGAGTCGCAGCAGGTCAGGAGGTCCCGGGGAGGATGATGATAAGGAGAGGGATACAGACACGCCGTGCAGGAAACTGGAGAAATACTTCAGCACTGCTATTGACGTGTGCGGAAGAAAGATAGTGCTCGACACGTTGTTCACGCAGGATGAGCGGGATGTTGAGGAGTACTTTGAAAATCTGCTGGAGTTCAAGAGGAAGAGCATGCAGGAGGAGATGTCGAGGGCCAAGGGTCACGTGCGACAG ctcctgcagcgtcATGGCAGTGTAGACCGAATGGTGGCGCTGCTGTGTATCTACGAGGAAGAGGACGAGGCATACCAGGACCTGGTCACCGTGGCTACCACCTTCTTCCAGTACCTGCTGCAGCCTTTCAGGGACATGAGAGAGCTGGCCTGCCTCTACAAGATGGAGATCCTG AAGTCTTTAGAGTTTGAGGACTTGGGTCCTAAGAGAATTGAAGCTCTGGAGAAGGAGGCGGAGGAGTGGAGAACGAAAGCAGAAGACGCAGTCGCCTCGATTCAGGACATCACCGTCACCTACTTTGCACAGACTTCAAAAGCTCTGGCTG GTATGTCAAAGCAGATGGAGGGGGACAAGGCTCGTTTTGGAGCGGCTGCCTGGGCATCTGCAGCTCCCAGACTGGAGCAACTGCGCTTCCTCTTGGCCAAAGAAACCCTGCAGCATATGAGAGCTAAAGAGATGTGCCTGAACCGCAAGAAAAACGGCATCAGAGAAATG CTGGGCAGCCTGTCTGGCAGAGTCCAGAGCCACAGAACTGATCCCAGATCTGAGGACGGGCAGCAGCAGGACACAGTGGACCAGCTGGAGATAAGATTTTATGAAACCCAACTCGAACTGTACGACACCAAGTTTGAGATCCTGAAGAACGAGGAGCAGCTGCTGGTGGCTCAGATAGAGACGGTGCAGCGGCAGATTAAAG AGCTGAAGGACGAGGTGGTGTACTATGATGTGTGTGAGGATACAGAGGAGCTGCACAGCTTGTTCCACCCAGGTGTTCAACAGAAAGACCCCCCCGCTCTCACTCAGCTCAAACAACGGCTGCAGACCTTGGAGACCAAGAGAGGCGGCATCTGTTCCCGGAGAGCTTACCTCCGAAACAAAAAG GATCAGTGCATGGAGGCCCAGGAGCGGAAGCAGCTTCCCGCCAAGCAGAGCTCATTACTCTTCAACCAGCATCATCATGTCCACATG AAACGAGAGAAGAGGAAAGAGGAGGACCAGAAGAGGAAAGAGTGGGTGGACGAGGAGCGAGAGAAAACTCTGAGCAGATTACGATCCTTCAGAGAG AGGCGACATGGCCAGTACATCCAGAAGACTCCTcagtccaggatgtctcccaccGAGGGGCCGTGTTCCTCCCAGCCTCTGTCCATCATCAGCCTGGGCCCCCCCGAGGGCCCCCCCCCTGTCCGGCCTGCACCCAGACGCAATAAAACACCCAAGAAAAAGCAGCCTCAAGACATCCCTGTCCAAATCTTCGCTGCACCGCCACCTGCAGCGACTTCCCCCCCCActgcacctcctcctcctcctcctcctcctccacctccccctcctccacttCCCCCCGCTTTCCTTCCTCCACTTGTCAAAGCTTCACCTTCCTCTGAAGACACACCGATGCCTCTCAGTGAAAAAGAGGACCATCCTTTTCAAGCCAAGATCACGCTCAAACAAaatttag GAACAATGGATGAAGTGTTGGCCTCATTGCAGCGTGGACAGATTCAGCTTAAAAAGGTCTCCTCTCCAAAGACAGCGTCCCCTGCTGGAGACACGAGGAGCACTCTGATGTCTTTCATCAGACTTGGAGTCACCCTGAAGAAG ATGGTTCCTGCACATGGAGAAGTACCGACGAGCGAAGCG